From the genome of Epinephelus lanceolatus isolate andai-2023 chromosome 23, ASM4190304v1, whole genome shotgun sequence, one region includes:
- the kin gene encoding DNA/RNA-binding protein KIN17 produces MGKADFLSPKAIANRIKSKGLQKLRWYCQMCQKQCRDENGFKCHCMSESHQRQLLLASEDPNKFMDYFSDEFKSDFLELLRRRFGTKRVHNNIVYNEYISDREHVHMNSTQWETLTDFTKWLGREGLCKVDETPKGWYVQYIDPESIRRQEELAKKKKHEMDDEERSAKFIEEQVRRGRDGKEPDETPVYTELKRESEEEKVAFNLGASCSIAGPSKSSSVLGASALKAAAAAASSSTKRKDTSSDTRGEKKKKSALEEIIEMEEKKKKKQSVRTDYWLQPNIVVKVITKRLGERYHKKKAVVTEVRDKYGAVVKMIDSGDKLKLDQNHVETVIPAPGKHVLILNGPYRDTEALLEGIDEKNFSATLTLDSGPQKGKRVDVAYEDFSKMA; encoded by the exons ATGGGGAAAGCGGATTTTCTCTCTCCTAAGGCGATAGCCAACCGGATTAAATCCAAAGGGCTCCAGAAGTTGAGATGGTATTGTCAGATGTGTCAGAAACAGTGTCGAGACGAG AATGGCTTCAAATGTCACTGCATGTCTGAGTCCCACCAGAGGCAGCTGCTGCTCGCCTCCGAGGACCCCAACAAGTTCATGGACTATTTCTCTGA TGAGTTCAAAAGCGACTTCCTGGAGCTGCTCAGGAGACGTTTTG GGACCAAGAGAGTTCACAACAACATCGTCTACAATGAATACATCAGCGACAGAGAGCACGTCCACATGAACTCCACACAGTGGGAGACTCTGACTGACTTCACCAAGTGGCTGGGCAGAGAAG GTTTATGCAAGGTGGACGAGACCCCTAAAGGCTGGTACGTCCAGTACATCGACCCCGAGAGTATCCGCCGCCAAGAGGAGCTggcgaagaagaagaagcatgaAATGGACGACGAAGAGAGGAGCGCCAAGTTCATCGAGGAGCAGGTCCGCAGAGGCCGCGACGGCAAAGAGCCGGAC GAAACTCCAGTTTACACAGAGCTGAAACGTGAGAGTGAAGAAGAAAaag ttgcTTTCAacctgggcgcctcctgctcAATCGCCGGCCCCTCCAAATCCAG CTCCGTCCTGGGTGCTAGCGCCctcaaagcagcagcagcagcagcatcgtCCTCAACCAAGAGGAAAGACACTAGCTCAGACACCAggggggagaagaagaagaagtctgCTCTGGAGGAGATCATAGAG atggaggagaagaagaagaagaagcagtcGGTCAGAACAGATTACTGGCTGCAGCCCAACATCGTGGTCAAAGTCATCACCAAGAGACTGGGAGAGAGGTACCACAAGAAGAAGGCCGTCGTCACG GAGGTGCGAGACAAATATGGAGCCGTGGTGAAGATGATCGACTCCGGAGACAAACTTAAACTGGACCAGAATCACGTAGAGACGGTCATACCTGCACCAG GTAAACATGTTTTGATCCTGAACGGTCCGTACAGAgacacggaggctctgctggagggAATAGACGAGAAGAACTTCAGCGCTACGCTCACACTTGACTCT GGTCCACAGAAGGGGAAGCGAGTGGACGTCGCCTATGAGGATTTCTCAAAGATGGCCTGA
- the itih2 gene encoding inter-alpha-trypsin inhibitor heavy chain H2, giving the protein MRRLLLLLLGLLLLQQGHCFEFVIDGEWEEERSHMPDHRERHKRAILTSEEQEDFEAIRGDDITVRSYKVESRITSRFAHTTVRSSVINSGSKAQSIGFNVQIPKRAFITNFTMNVNGITFVGSVKEKTVARNLYAQARARGKAAGIVRVNSQDMETFKTEVHVPPGSNIEFELHYQEMMYRKLGFYEHSLYLQPGRLVPQFQVDVYIFEPKGISMVQTPNTLGEQFEGLIKVTSSKDKAHIVFKPNLQQQRKCDNCTGSAIDGVFTVRYDVTRDSNAGELQVSDGHFVQFFAPANLSPLPKNIVFVIDVSGSMWGVKMKQTVEAMQAILDDLTIDDHFSIIDFNHNIRCWSEELVPGSSIQIADAKRYIQNIKPNGGTNINEALMRAVQMLVRASNQGLINPRSVSMIILVSDGDPTVGEIKLSTIQKNVKRVMREEFSLFSLGIGFDVDYDFLERIAMENRGMAQRIYANHDAAEQLRTFYSQVSSPLLRRITIQFPDDSVSDVTQNRFDKYFSGSELVVAGKVLPSDSSTLTSFTTASAARLDITLETEGDMSELDMELAKQQHSFTGFARQLWAYITIKQLLSERSLATTAVKKRKITQRIMSLAVEHQFVTPLTAMLVESEDAKERLLADSPKDPKHGCCIGVGVGGGGGSASSGLAPVRVVYQPPPWVQMTTTAPPSQAAKGPEEWALPQQVNLVDNDPHFIVHLPRSNMDVCFNIDSTPGHILNLVSDTGTGLVVNGQLVGSKKAHKSKLSTYFGTISVYYQPDGVSVTVSTNSIDMNDGQSNHSFTWGATAGITQDGVRIAIVKNSHVSIIINNNIEVMVLLHRVWKKHPVNVDFLGIYIPNDNQYSPLVHGLIGQFSREPEASVYDVREGLDPLKKEAIMEVKGNRLLVTRGWQKDYRQDKKRGSNIYCWFIHNSGKGFIDGHYTHYIVPNLNSFLPPL; this is encoded by the exons GCAATCCGCGGAGATGACATCACTGTCAGGAGCTACAAGGTGGAGAGCCGCATCACGTCCCGATTCGCCCACACCACCGTCAGGAGCTCGGTGATCAATTCAGGCTCCAAAGCTCAGAGCATCGGCTTCAACGTCCAGATCCCCAAGCGAGCTTTCATCACCAACTTCACCAT GAATGTGAACGGGATAACGTTCGTGGGCTCGGTGAAGGAGAAGACGGTGGCGAGGAACCTTTACGCCCAGGCCAGAGCCAGAGGGAAGGCGGCGGGCATCGTCAG GGTGAACTCTCAGGACATGGAGACGTTTAAGACAGAAGTCCACGTTCCTCCCGGCAGCAACATCGAGTTTGAGCTCCACTACCAGGAGATGATGTACAGGAAGCTGGGTTTCTACGAGCACTCGCTGTACCTGCAGCCTGGGAGGCTGGTGCCACAGTTCCAG GTGGATGTGTACATCTTTGAGCCAAAGGGAATTTCCATGGTACAAACACCAAACACCCTCGGAGAGCAGTTTGAAGGGCTGATCAAAGTGACATCATCCAAAGACAAG GCTCATATTGTCTTCAAGCCCAacctccagcagcagagaaagtgTGACAACTGCACCGGCAGCGCTATCGACGGCGTCTTTACCGTCAGATATGATGTGACCAGGGACAGCAATGCAGGAGAGCTACAG GTCTCAGACGGCCACTTTGTCCAGTTCTTCGCCCCCGCcaacctctcccctctccctaAAAACATTGTGTTTGTCATCGATGTCAGTGGATCCATGTGGGGAGTCAAGATGAAGCAA ACGGTGGAGGCCATGCAGGCTATTTTGGATGACCTGACCATAGATGACCACTTCAGCATCATCGACTTCAACCACAACATACGCTGCTGGAGCGAGGAGCTGGTCCCCGGCTCCTCCATTCAGATCGCAGACGCCAAGAGATACATCCAGAACATCAAACCCAACGGAG gcACCAACATCAATGAGGCTCTGATGAGAGCAGTCCAGATGCTGGTGAGGGCGTCCAATCAGGGGCTCATCAACCCTCGATCTGTCTCCATGATCATCCTGGTGTCTGATGGAGACCCCACTGTGG GTGAGATCAAGCTGAGCACCATCCAAAAGAACGTGAAGAGGGTGATGAGGGAGGAGTTTTCTCTCTTCTCGCTCGGCATCGGATTTGATGTAGACTATGACTTCCTGGAGCGTATCGCCATGGAGAACAGGGGCATGGCTCAGAGGATCTACGCCAACCATGATGCGGCAGAGCAGCTACGG acgTTTTACAGCCAGGTGTCCTCTCCTCTGCTGAGGAGAATCACCATTCAGTTCCCAGACGACTCTGTGTCCGACGTCACCCAGAACCGCTTTGATAAATACTTCAGCGGCTCAGAGCTGGTGGTGGCCGGGAAGGTGCTGCCATCTGACAGCAGCACACTGACCAGCTTCACCACTGCATCTGCT GCCCGCCTGGACATCACCCTGGAGACAGAAGGTGACATGTCGGAGCTGGACATGGAGCTGGCCAAGCAGCAGCACTCATTCACGGGCTTTGCCAGACAACTGTGGGCGTACATCACCATCAAACAGCTGCTCTCTGAAAG GTCTCTGGCTACCACGGCTGTCAAGAAGAGGAAGATCACCCAGCGGATCATGAGTCTGGCCGTGGAGCATCAGTTCGTCACTCCTCTCACTGCTATGCTGGTGGAGAGCGAGGACGCCAAGGAGAGGCTGCTGGCCGACTCCCCGAAGGACCCCAAGCACGGCTGCTGCATAG gagtaggagtaggaggaggaggaggctcgGCGTCCTCTGGTCTGGCTCCGGTGCGTGTCGTCTACCAGCCTCCACCCTGGGTCCAGATGACAACGACGGCCCCCCCGAGTCAGGCTGCGAAGGGCCCGGAGGAGTGGGCCCTGCCTCAACAGGTCAACTTAg TGGATAACGACCCTCACTTCATCGTCCACCTGCCCAGAAGCAACATGGATGTCTGCTTCAACATCGACTCCACACCTGGTCACATTCTCAACctggtgtctgacactggaacAG GTTTGGTGGTGAACGGTCAGCTGGTTGGCTCTAAGAAGGCCCACAAAAGCAAACTGAGCACCTACTTCGGCACCATCTCCGTCTACTACCAGCCTGATGGAGTCAGTGTGACCGTCAGCACCAACAGCATCGACATGAATGATGGCCAGAGCAACCACTCCTTCACCTGGGGGGCCACGGCCGGGATCACACAGGATGG cgTGAGGATAGCCATCGTGAAGAACTCtcatgtttccatcataataaataataacattgAGGTGATGGTGCTGCTTCACCGCGTGTGGAAGAAACATCCGGTCAACGTTGACTTCCTTGGTATCTACATTCCCAACGACAACCAGTACTCTCCTCTGGTCCATGGACTCATAG GGCAGTTTTCCAGAGAGCCTGAGGCGAGTGTGTACGACGTGCGCGAAGGACTTGACCCTCTGAAGAAGGAGGCCATCATGGAAGTGAAGGGCAACAGGCTGCTCGTCACCAG gggCTGGCAGAAAGACTACAGGCAGGATAAGAAGCGCGGCTCCAACATCTACTGCTGGTTCATACACAACAGTGGGAAGGGCTTCATCGACGGCCACTACACCCACTACATCGTCCCAAATCTCAACAGCTTCCTGCCGCCGCTCTGA